The Streptomyces sp. NBC_01244 genome contains a region encoding:
- a CDS encoding MarR family winged helix-turn-helix transcriptional regulator, which produces MTAMAPARNEPDLSFLLDHTSHVLRTRMAVALDRIGLTARMHCVLVHALGEERTQIQLAEIGGMDKTTMVVTVDALEKAGLAERRQSSTDRRARVIVVTEKGAALAQESSRIVDEVHADALASLADADREAVLRVLNLLVKGDLGTPSESPRPARRARQ; this is translated from the coding sequence ATGACAGCCATGGCACCCGCCCGGAACGAGCCGGACCTCTCCTTCCTCCTGGACCACACCAGCCACGTCCTGCGCACCCGGATGGCGGTGGCCCTTGACCGGATCGGGCTCACGGCACGGATGCACTGCGTGCTCGTGCACGCCCTGGGGGAGGAGCGGACCCAGATCCAGCTCGCCGAGATCGGGGGCATGGACAAGACGACGATGGTCGTCACCGTCGACGCCCTGGAGAAGGCCGGCCTGGCCGAGCGGCGGCAGTCGAGCACCGACCGCAGGGCCCGCGTCATCGTCGTCACGGAGAAGGGCGCCGCCCTGGCGCAGGAGAGCAGCCGCATCGTGGACGAGGTGCACGCCGACGCGCTCGCCTCCCTCGCGGACGCGGACCGCGAGGCCGTGCTGCGCGTGCTGAACCTGCTGGTGAAGGGCGATCTGGGAACCCCGTCGGAGAGCCCGAGGCCGGCCCGCAGGGCCCGCCAGTAG
- a CDS encoding LysM peptidoglycan-binding domain-containing protein, with amino-acid sequence MGLFDFMRSDKKKEQAEKAAQKAAEQVQQQAADAPAPPSAMPADAGSKYTDSAAATKAAAERMAAAAPPKAAPAPPKAAAAPPVARPAPHTPTPTSAAHKAVPAAPMPKPAPKAQRTYTVRPGDSLSAIARRELGNEGRWRELYAMNKGVIGSNPDMIHPGMKLNLPG; translated from the coding sequence ATGGGACTGTTCGACTTCATGAGGTCCGACAAGAAGAAGGAACAAGCCGAGAAGGCCGCACAAAAGGCGGCTGAGCAGGTGCAACAGCAGGCCGCGGACGCCCCGGCGCCCCCGTCCGCGATGCCCGCCGACGCCGGGAGCAAGTACACCGACTCGGCGGCGGCGACCAAGGCGGCCGCCGAGCGCATGGCGGCAGCGGCGCCGCCCAAGGCGGCCCCGGCCCCGCCCAAGGCCGCGGCGGCGCCCCCCGTCGCGCGGCCGGCCCCGCACACACCCACCCCGACGTCCGCCGCGCACAAGGCGGTGCCCGCGGCGCCGATGCCGAAGCCCGCGCCCAAGGCGCAGCGCACGTACACCGTCCGCCCGGGCGACTCGCTCTCCGCGATCGCCCGCCGCGAGCTCGGCAACGAGGGCCGCTGGCGCGAGCTCTACGCGATGAACAAGGGCGTCATCGGCTCGAACCCCGACATGATCCACCCGGGGATGAAGCTCAACCTCCCCGGCTAG
- a CDS encoding DUF5324 family protein, translated as MTRKESVRLAASSARDTARHAAEVVAPYAESAKHAAVHYAHEANERLAPKVSYAAGEAAKQARQTYGCHVQPRIKAARAHVPPNVDRAASHAVKQTRLAARHTVEYTQPRLESALAAAQPVAEEAASRSTAALAALRGQVSAKEVRKLVRSHERRARCGRWFKGAAVVGVLAGGAYAAWRWWDQQSNPDWLVEPPAATELSAREEAAASFDEEPAAKERDTGTEFVSSLEEEAEAAQERIDAEDAKRKHR; from the coding sequence GTGACCCGCAAGGAAAGCGTGCGCCTGGCAGCATCAAGTGCCAGGGATACGGCGCGGCACGCAGCGGAAGTGGTGGCGCCGTACGCGGAATCCGCCAAGCACGCTGCGGTGCATTACGCCCACGAAGCAAATGAACGGCTCGCACCGAAGGTGTCTTACGCGGCCGGCGAGGCTGCCAAACAAGCCCGCCAGACGTACGGCTGCCACGTACAGCCCCGGATCAAGGCGGCGCGTGCCCACGTGCCGCCGAATGTCGACCGGGCGGCGTCCCATGCCGTGAAGCAGACCCGCCTGGCGGCCCGGCACACGGTTGAGTACACGCAGCCGCGGCTGGAGAGCGCCCTCGCGGCGGCCCAGCCGGTGGCCGAGGAGGCCGCGTCCCGGTCGACGGCGGCGCTCGCGGCGCTGCGAGGCCAGGTATCGGCCAAGGAAGTCCGGAAGCTCGTACGCAGCCACGAGCGGCGCGCGCGCTGCGGCCGGTGGTTCAAGGGCGCGGCGGTGGTCGGCGTCCTCGCCGGCGGGGCCTACGCCGCGTGGCGCTGGTGGGACCAGCAGTCGAACCCGGACTGGCTCGTCGAGCCGCCGGCCGCCACCGAGCTGTCGGCGCGGGAGGAGGCTGCGGCCTCCTTCGACGAGGAGCCGGCGGCGAAGGAGCGCGACACCGGCACGGAGTTCGTGTCCAGCCTGGAAGAGGAGGCCGAGGCCGCGCAGGAGCGGATCGACGCGGAGGACGCGAAGCGCAAGCACCGCTGA
- a CDS encoding peptidylprolyl isomerase, protein MAEKLYATLKTNHGDIEIELLPNFAPKTVRNFVELATGEREWTRPTDGQKTTDPLYDGTVFHRVISGFMIQGGDPLGNGTGGPGYQFADEFHPDLAFTKPYLLAMANAGPGTNGSQFFITVAPTAWLTRKHTIFGEIGDKASRKIVDAIAAGPTNPRTERPLDDVIIQSVVIEKR, encoded by the coding sequence GTGGCCGAGAAGCTCTACGCCACCCTGAAGACCAACCACGGCGACATCGAGATCGAGCTTCTGCCGAACTTCGCTCCGAAGACCGTGCGGAACTTCGTCGAACTCGCCACCGGTGAGCGCGAGTGGACGCGTCCCACGGACGGCCAGAAGACCACGGACCCGCTCTACGACGGCACCGTCTTCCACCGGGTCATCAGCGGGTTCATGATCCAGGGCGGCGACCCGCTGGGCAACGGCACCGGCGGCCCCGGCTACCAGTTCGCCGACGAGTTCCACCCCGACCTGGCCTTCACCAAGCCCTACCTGCTCGCGATGGCGAACGCCGGCCCGGGCACCAACGGCTCGCAGTTCTTCATCACCGTCGCCCCGACCGCCTGGCTGACGCGCAAGCACACCATCTTCGGCGAGATCGGCGACAAGGCCAGCCGGAAGATCGTCGACGCCATCGCCGCGGGTCCCACCAACCCGCGCACCGAGCGCCCCCTCGACGACGTGATCATCCAGTCCGTCGTCATCGAGAAGCGCTGA
- a CDS encoding rhomboid family intramembrane serine protease: MDNDRLPGCHRHPDREAGVSCTRCERPICPECMINASVGFQCPECVRGGSGTGHGPAANTPRTIAGGVVAADPYLVTKILIGINVAVFLAGFVFPGMVIQLELLGRYREQVGWPLEGVSTGEYHRLLTSAFLHVKLWHIFGNMLALWYIGGPLEQALGRARYLTVYLLSALGGSAVVYLLTEPNVATLGASGAVFGLLGATVVLFRRMRYEMRPLITMAVFMLVLTFLPGLNVSWQAHIGGLVTGVLVAAGFLWPTKDMGARNRKFVQWSTCVAVFLLATALIAIRTAELSALT; this comes from the coding sequence ATGGACAACGACCGTCTTCCGGGCTGCCACCGGCACCCGGACCGCGAGGCCGGGGTCAGCTGTACGCGCTGTGAGCGGCCGATCTGCCCCGAGTGCATGATCAACGCCTCGGTCGGCTTCCAGTGCCCCGAGTGCGTCCGCGGGGGCTCGGGAACGGGCCACGGCCCCGCGGCCAACACCCCGCGCACCATCGCGGGCGGGGTCGTCGCCGCCGATCCGTACCTGGTCACCAAGATCCTTATCGGGATCAACGTGGCGGTGTTCCTTGCGGGCTTCGTCTTCCCCGGGATGGTCATCCAGCTGGAGCTGCTGGGCCGGTACCGGGAGCAGGTGGGCTGGCCACTCGAAGGCGTCTCCACCGGCGAGTACCACCGGCTGCTGACCTCGGCGTTCCTGCACGTCAAGCTGTGGCACATCTTCGGCAACATGCTCGCCCTGTGGTACATCGGCGGACCGCTGGAGCAGGCCCTCGGCCGGGCCCGCTACCTCACCGTGTACCTGCTGTCCGCCCTGGGCGGCAGCGCCGTGGTCTATCTGCTGACCGAGCCGAACGTCGCGACCCTCGGTGCCTCCGGCGCCGTCTTCGGCCTGCTCGGCGCCACGGTGGTGCTGTTCCGGCGGATGCGGTACGAAATGCGCCCGCTGATCACCATGGCGGTGTTCATGCTGGTACTGACCTTCCTGCCGGGGCTGAACGTGTCCTGGCAGGCCCATATCGGTGGTCTGGTCACCGGTGTGCTGGTCGCGGCGGGCTTCCTGTGGCCCACCAAGGACATGGGCGCGCGGAATCGCAAATTCGTCCAGTGGAGCACCTGTGTGGCGGTGTTCCTGCTGGCCACAGCCCTGATCGCGATCCGGACGGCCGAACTTTCCGCACTCACCTGA
- the crgA gene encoding cell division protein CrgA — MPKSRIRKKDDYTPPPTRTPQSIKLTNRNWVAPVMLAFFLVGLAWIVVFYLSETQLPIEALGNWNIVVGFGFIAAGFGVSTQWK, encoded by the coding sequence GTGCCGAAGTCACGTATCCGCAAGAAGGACGACTACACGCCGCCCCCCACGCGGACGCCGCAGTCGATCAAGCTGACGAACCGCAACTGGGTCGCCCCGGTCATGCTGGCGTTCTTCTTGGTCGGCCTGGCATGGATCGTCGTTTTTTATCTGTCCGAGACCCAGCTTCCGATCGAAGCCCTCGGAAATTGGAACATTGTGGTCGGATTCGGCTTCATTGCGGCAGGATTCGGCGTCTCCACGCAGTGGAAGTAG
- a CDS encoding DUF881 domain-containing protein: protein MSNSDDSSAGPRRRARPVRLLTAAVFALAGLIFVTSFNTSKGTNIRTDASLLKLSDLIQERSQNNLELEKSTATARDQVDALAARDNGSTRAEEAKLAALRAASGTEEITGKAVTVTLNDAPPNATARIPNVPEPQPNDLVIHQQDLQAVVNALWQGGAQGIQVMDQRLISTSAVRCVGNTLILQGRVYSPPYKVSAVGDPGALKKALAASPALQNYQLYVNAYGLGWKVDEHKALTLPGYSGTVDLHYAKPLEPATP from the coding sequence TTGAGCAATTCCGACGACTCCTCCGCGGGTCCCCGTCGCCGTGCCAGACCGGTCCGGCTGCTCACGGCCGCCGTTTTCGCCCTGGCCGGCTTGATCTTCGTCACCAGCTTCAACACCTCCAAGGGTACGAACATCCGGACGGACGCCTCGCTCCTCAAGCTGTCCGACCTGATCCAGGAGCGCAGCCAGAACAATCTGGAGCTGGAGAAGAGCACCGCCACCGCACGCGACCAGGTCGACGCCCTCGCCGCCCGCGACAACGGGAGCACCAGGGCCGAGGAGGCCAAGCTGGCCGCCCTGCGCGCCGCCTCCGGCACCGAGGAGATCACCGGCAAGGCCGTGACGGTCACCCTGAACGACGCGCCCCCGAACGCCACGGCCCGCATCCCCAACGTCCCCGAACCGCAGCCCAACGACCTGGTGATCCACCAGCAGGACCTCCAGGCCGTGGTCAACGCCCTCTGGCAGGGCGGCGCCCAGGGCATCCAGGTCATGGACCAGCGCCTGATCTCCACCAGCGCCGTGCGCTGCGTGGGCAACACCCTGATCCTCCAGGGCCGGGTCTACTCGCCCCCGTACAAGGTGTCGGCGGTCGGCGACCCCGGCGCGCTGAAGAAGGCCCTCGCGGCCTCCCCGGCGCTGCAGAACTACCAGCTGTACGTGAACGCGTACGGGCTCGGCTGGAAAGTGGACGAGCACAAGGCGCTGACACTGCCGGGCTACTCCGGCACAGTGGACCTCCACTATGCGAAGCCGCTGGAGCCCGCCACCCCGTGA
- a CDS encoding class E sortase, whose amino-acid sequence MRSRWSPPPRDRDVDVPRLLVRTFSEVCLTAGSLIVLFVVYVLLWTGVKADQAMAGEMARMRDGWSAAPAAAPQPAPAPSTAPAAPETAAYPPGRAFAEMYVPRFGRDWNKPVLEGTGTELLKKGLGHYAGTARLGGTGNFAVAGHRRTYGDPFKDVPKLRTGDLVILKDATGWYTYTVRAQALRTLPTEVGVVDPVPARSPFTGPGKYLTLTTCDPEWGHSHRLVVWAELTGMRTLAQGVPEGLAR is encoded by the coding sequence ATGCGAAGCCGCTGGAGCCCGCCACCCCGTGACCGTGACGTCGACGTGCCGCGCCTGCTGGTACGGACGTTCAGCGAGGTGTGTCTGACCGCGGGCTCGCTCATCGTGCTCTTCGTCGTCTACGTCTTGCTGTGGACCGGGGTCAAGGCCGACCAGGCCATGGCCGGGGAGATGGCCCGCATGAGGGACGGCTGGTCCGCGGCGCCCGCGGCCGCCCCGCAGCCCGCCCCCGCGCCGTCGACGGCCCCGGCCGCCCCGGAGACCGCCGCGTACCCGCCGGGCCGGGCCTTCGCCGAGATGTACGTCCCGCGCTTCGGCCGCGACTGGAACAAGCCCGTCCTGGAGGGCACGGGCACGGAGCTGCTGAAAAAGGGCCTGGGCCACTACGCCGGCACGGCCCGGCTCGGCGGCACCGGGAACTTCGCGGTGGCCGGCCACCGGCGCACGTACGGGGACCCCTTCAAGGACGTCCCCAAGCTGCGCACCGGCGACCTGGTGATCCTCAAGGACGCCACCGGCTGGTACACGTACACCGTCCGCGCGCAGGCGCTGCGCACGCTCCCCACGGAGGTCGGCGTCGTCGATCCGGTGCCGGCCCGCTCGCCCTTCACCGGGCCGGGCAAGTACCTGACGCTGACCACCTGCGACCCGGAATGGGGCCACAGCCACCGGCTCGTGGTCTGGGCCGAACTGACCGGTATGCGGACCCTCGCCCAGGGAGTACCGGAGGGTTTGGCAAGGTGA
- a CDS encoding aminodeoxychorismate/anthranilate synthase component II, producing MSARILVVDNYDSFVFNLVQYLYQLGAECEVLRNDEVELAHAQDGFDGVLLSPGPGTPEEAGVCVDMVRHCADTGVPVFGVCLGMQSMAVAYGGVVGRAPELLHGKTSPVVHEGLGVFEGLPSPFTATRYHSLAAEPPTLPDTLEVTARTEDGIIMGLRHREHDVEGVQFHPESVLTEWGHRMLANWLVRCGDAGAVERSVGLAPVVGKAVA from the coding sequence GTGAGCGCGCGCATTCTGGTTGTCGACAATTACGACAGCTTTGTCTTCAACCTGGTCCAGTACCTCTATCAGCTCGGCGCCGAGTGCGAGGTGCTGCGCAACGACGAGGTCGAGCTCGCCCACGCCCAGGACGGCTTCGACGGCGTACTGCTCTCCCCGGGCCCGGGCACGCCCGAAGAGGCCGGGGTCTGCGTGGACATGGTCCGCCACTGTGCCGACACGGGCGTACCGGTCTTCGGTGTCTGCCTCGGCATGCAGTCGATGGCCGTCGCCTACGGAGGCGTCGTCGGCCGGGCTCCGGAACTGCTGCACGGCAAGACCTCGCCGGTGGTCCACGAGGGCCTCGGAGTCTTCGAAGGACTTCCCTCGCCCTTCACCGCGACCCGGTACCACTCCCTCGCGGCCGAGCCGCCGACCCTCCCGGACACGCTGGAGGTCACGGCGCGGACCGAGGACGGGATCATCATGGGTCTGCGTCACCGCGAGCACGACGTCGAGGGCGTGCAGTTCCACCCCGAGTCCGTGCTGACCGAGTGGGGCCACCGGATGCTCGCGAACTGGCTGGTGCGCTGCGGTGACGCGGGCGCGGTGGAGCGCTCGGTGGGGCTCGCCCCGGTGGTGGGCAAGGCCGTCGCGTGA
- a CDS encoding class E sortase — translation MSRAAPPPHRSAVAGFLSLLGEVLITVGLVLGLFVAYSLWWTNVLADRDASARGDAVREQWDRAAPSQTAAAAPGALDVQGGIGFLHVPAMKNGEVLVKRGTGSDVLNDGVAGYYTEPVKSALPWDPAGGNFALAAHRDGHGAKFHNIDKLKNGDAVVFETRDTWFVYKVFAELSQTSKYNVDAISPVPKESGRTAPGRYITLTTCTPVYTSKYRYIVWGELVRTEKVDAKRSLPAELR, via the coding sequence GTGTCACGTGCCGCACCGCCCCCGCACCGCAGCGCCGTCGCGGGGTTCCTGAGCCTGCTGGGCGAGGTCCTGATCACCGTGGGCCTGGTGCTCGGGCTGTTCGTGGCGTACTCGCTGTGGTGGACGAACGTCCTGGCGGACCGGGACGCCTCCGCGCGCGGGGACGCGGTGCGCGAGCAGTGGGACCGGGCGGCGCCCTCGCAGACGGCGGCTGCGGCGCCGGGCGCGCTGGACGTCCAGGGCGGGATCGGCTTCCTGCACGTGCCGGCGATGAAGAACGGCGAGGTGCTGGTCAAGCGGGGCACCGGCTCGGATGTCCTGAACGACGGCGTCGCCGGCTACTACACGGAGCCGGTCAAGTCGGCGCTGCCGTGGGACCCGGCAGGGGGCAATTTCGCGCTGGCGGCCCACCGCGACGGGCACGGGGCCAAGTTCCACAACATCGACAAGCTGAAGAACGGCGACGCGGTCGTCTTCGAGACCCGCGACACCTGGTTCGTGTACAAGGTCTTCGCCGAGCTGAGCCAGACCTCGAAGTACAACGTGGACGCGATCAGCCCGGTCCCCAAGGAGTCGGGCCGCACCGCGCCGGGCCGCTACATCACCCTGACGACCTGCACGCCCGTGTACACCTCGAAGTACCGCTACATCGTGTGGGGCGAGCTGGTCCGCACGGAGAAGGTCGACGCGAAGCGGAGCCTCCCGGCGGAGCTGCGCTGA
- a CDS encoding restriction endonuclease — MINETVLLESKTLRTSVLERTEVLDRVKVLSLLPDGLHVTTAMVAAYYEVTQVVIRALLFDHREELESNGYRVLTGTELSYFKQLGDIPSQASSLAVFHRRAVLNVGMLLRDSEVARQVRNHLLDAEAEVHTRPVDNLIHKPSWDELDERIDNRITDVLGKTVVPMLNVLIETSGEQRHELISLREDVRQIQQRLIEHDLQLSRLQRGQDTKALTGVIGTIDAMHWREFQQHVAGLLRRDGCTGVEVYGGHGGDRGVDISAKTADGRSVAVQCKNFAPFRHVLSGEMQKFLGASKVLHQADVALYVATCAFTRESLAIAAQGGVTAVHRGLLEAWSAGVRLQVLR; from the coding sequence ATGATCAACGAAACGGTGCTGCTGGAGTCCAAGACCTTGCGCACGAGCGTCCTGGAGCGGACGGAAGTACTGGACAGGGTGAAGGTGCTGTCACTCCTGCCGGACGGGCTGCATGTGACGACGGCGATGGTGGCGGCGTACTACGAGGTCACCCAGGTCGTGATTCGCGCCCTGCTGTTCGACCACCGCGAGGAACTGGAGTCCAACGGCTACCGGGTTCTGACAGGTACAGAACTGAGTTACTTCAAGCAACTCGGTGACATTCCGTCACAGGCTTCGTCACTCGCGGTATTCCACCGTCGGGCCGTCCTGAACGTCGGGATGCTCCTCAGGGACAGCGAAGTCGCACGTCAGGTGCGTAACCACCTCCTCGACGCCGAGGCCGAGGTCCACACACGACCTGTGGACAACCTTATCCACAAGCCTAGTTGGGACGAGCTCGACGAGCGGATCGACAACCGCATCACCGACGTGCTCGGCAAGACCGTCGTGCCGATGCTGAACGTCCTCATCGAGACCTCCGGCGAACAGCGCCACGAGCTGATCTCCCTCCGGGAGGACGTCCGGCAGATCCAGCAGCGGCTCATCGAGCACGACCTCCAGCTCAGCCGCCTCCAGCGCGGCCAGGACACAAAGGCCCTCACCGGGGTCATCGGAACCATCGACGCCATGCACTGGCGGGAATTCCAGCAGCACGTCGCCGGCCTGCTGCGCCGCGACGGCTGCACCGGCGTGGAGGTGTACGGCGGGCACGGCGGCGACCGCGGGGTCGACATCAGCGCCAAGACGGCGGACGGACGCTCGGTCGCCGTCCAGTGCAAGAACTTCGCGCCCTTCCGGCACGTGCTCAGCGGCGAGATGCAGAAGTTCCTCGGGGCCTCCAAGGTCCTCCACCAGGCCGATGTGGCCCTCTACGTCGCCACCTGCGCCTTCACGCGCGAGTCCTTGGCCATTGCCGCCCAGGGCGGTGTCACGGCCGTGCACAGGGGCCTTCTGGAGGCTTGGAGTGCCGGTGTACGGCTCCAGGTCCTGCGCTGA
- the pknB gene encoding Stk1 family PASTA domain-containing Ser/Thr kinase, with amino-acid sequence MEEPRRLGGRYELSHVLGRGGMAEVYLAHDTRLGRTVAVKTLRADLARDPSFQARFRREAQSAASLNHPAIVAVYDTGEDYVDNISIPYIVMEYVDGSTLRELLHSGRKLLPERTLEMCIGILQALEYSHRAGIVHRDIKPANVMLTRTGQVKVMDFGIARAMGDSGMTMTQTAAVIGTAQYLSPEQARGEQVDARSDLYSAGCLLYELLAVRPPFIGDSPVAVAYQHVREEPQPPSNFDSEITPEMDAIVLKALVKDADYRYQSADEMRADIEACLDGQPVAATASMGAAGYGYPDQGHGYGHQGYDQPTTALRTADPNQTSMLPPMPPGDGGYGYGDQGGYDQGGRGRRPQKKSKASTILLVTAGILVLVGAILIGRSIFETTADNRPVVPKLIGETLEAAKANGDNVGLVVQQDGEMPCDAVPKGSVCEQSPAEGLKVDKNSVVKVKVSTGAPKVLVPNVINLAIADAEKELQGKGFQIEKKTVESERPAGTVIEQNPKSGEAEKGSTIELTVAKEISKVTVPDLTGKSQADASKALQALKLKLGSVTEVDAPPGTAPKTVVGQDPGINSQVDVGSTVNISVAKPVQQLVVPNLVGRTVNQARELLAAKGLVFGSILSGSSDGKARILSTDPPVGSPVAPGQVINVNTAPDGQQNGGNDGGGFFGGLGG; translated from the coding sequence ATGGAAGAGCCGCGTCGCCTCGGCGGCCGGTACGAGCTGAGCCACGTGCTCGGCCGCGGTGGCATGGCCGAGGTCTACCTCGCCCACGACACCCGGCTCGGCCGTACCGTCGCCGTCAAGACCCTGCGCGCCGACCTCGCCCGCGACCCGTCCTTCCAGGCCAGGTTCCGCCGCGAGGCCCAGTCGGCCGCATCGCTCAACCACCCGGCGATCGTCGCCGTGTACGACACCGGCGAGGACTACGTCGACAACATCTCCATCCCGTACATCGTGATGGAGTACGTCGACGGCTCGACCCTGCGCGAGCTCCTGCACTCCGGCCGCAAGCTGCTGCCCGAGCGCACCCTGGAGATGTGCATCGGCATCCTCCAGGCGCTGGAGTACTCGCACCGCGCCGGCATCGTGCACCGCGACATCAAGCCCGCCAACGTCATGCTCACCCGCACCGGCCAGGTCAAGGTCATGGACTTCGGCATCGCCCGCGCCATGGGCGACTCCGGCATGACCATGACGCAGACCGCCGCCGTCATCGGCACCGCCCAGTACCTCTCCCCGGAGCAGGCCAGGGGCGAGCAGGTCGACGCGCGGTCCGACCTCTACTCGGCCGGCTGCCTGCTGTACGAGCTCCTCGCCGTCCGTCCGCCGTTCATCGGGGACTCCCCGGTCGCCGTCGCCTACCAGCACGTACGGGAAGAGCCCCAGCCCCCGTCGAACTTCGACTCCGAGATCACGCCCGAGATGGACGCGATCGTGTTGAAGGCGCTGGTCAAGGACGCCGACTACCGCTACCAGTCCGCCGACGAGATGCGCGCCGACATCGAGGCCTGCCTCGACGGCCAGCCCGTCGCGGCCACCGCCTCCATGGGCGCCGCCGGCTACGGCTACCCCGACCAGGGCCACGGCTACGGACACCAGGGCTACGACCAGCCCACCACCGCCCTGCGCACCGCCGACCCGAACCAGACCTCCATGCTCCCGCCGATGCCCCCGGGCGACGGCGGCTACGGCTACGGGGACCAGGGCGGCTACGACCAGGGCGGCCGCGGCCGGCGTCCGCAGAAGAAGAGCAAGGCCTCCACGATCCTGCTGGTCACCGCCGGCATCCTCGTCCTGGTCGGCGCGATCCTGATCGGGCGCTCCATCTTCGAGACCACCGCCGACAACCGGCCCGTGGTCCCCAAGCTCATCGGCGAAACCCTGGAGGCCGCCAAGGCCAACGGGGACAACGTCGGTCTCGTCGTCCAGCAGGACGGTGAGATGCCCTGCGACGCCGTCCCCAAGGGCAGCGTCTGCGAGCAGTCCCCGGCCGAGGGCCTCAAGGTCGACAAGAACTCCGTCGTCAAGGTGAAGGTCTCCACCGGCGCGCCCAAGGTCCTCGTCCCGAACGTGATCAACCTGGCGATCGCCGACGCGGAGAAGGAGCTCCAGGGCAAGGGCTTCCAGATCGAGAAGAAGACGGTCGAGTCCGAGCGGCCCGCCGGCACCGTCATCGAGCAGAACCCGAAGAGCGGCGAAGCCGAGAAGGGCTCGACCATCGAGCTGACGGTGGCCAAGGAAATCTCCAAGGTGACCGTCCCGGACCTGACCGGCAAGAGCCAGGCCGATGCTTCGAAGGCCCTGCAGGCCCTCAAGCTGAAGCTCGGCAGCGTCACGGAGGTGGACGCGCCCCCGGGCACCGCCCCCAAGACGGTCGTCGGCCAGGACCCCGGCATCAACAGCCAGGTCGACGTCGGCTCGACGGTCAACATCTCCGTCGCCAAGCCGGTCCAGCAGCTCGTGGTCCCGAACCTGGTCGGCAGGACCGTCAACCAGGCCAGGGAACTGCTGGCCGCCAAGGGTCTGGTCTTCGGCTCCATCCTGTCGGGCTCCTCGGACGGCAAGGCGAGGATCCTGAGCACGGACCCGCCCGTCGGCAGCCCGGTGGCCCCCGGCCAGGTGATCAACGTGAACACGGCGCCCGACGGCCAGCAGAACGGCGGCAACGACGGCGGCGGCTTCTTCGGAGGCTTGGGCGGCTGA